A portion of the Chlamydia avium 10DC88 genome contains these proteins:
- a CDS encoding CT214 family putative inclusion membrane protein — protein sequence MKSLYHRFVSRDIVIVVIFSSCIAIIAIIIAVLVGANVLTGAIAIISFFSLAVVTCLSGLIFITLLNSESQVLPSLVLPNEMEFSNEEQDFLQTLIDLPVDKDVQEVESPLLDERVDESVSIRVSYYSHIDYKYDVRERVAALETVLEEHIRAIIAALLHDPGYDSDITKRILKEIQDLFIPKFTSTSNPETTLCYHLNRWGELLQQYSCADFLILVLENPRISCLIVEQLISLSSRRTSQDDDSYLESILCSFNLWMSGFFLSENYEKIVRDYNPSLLTEEVCSCIEEGNFVRLICNQLPKELLNKFISMLPVSIESLSVRENSIRMSPGINSEDYVNNSPSLRVIIDELNLRMAFCLNLPSVSSWSFKFALAKNLSSIWDLSAFIKENRRVLMNNFFLLVEFLYSHKKYQSFIRQILSKAMPMPSWKTIFQHMIAGLFNSGIVGKRELEVMANHLGMSLLDLKEIISLNRFLEELLPNLFSDQ from the coding sequence GTGAAATCTCTGTATCATAGGTTTGTATCTAGAGATATTGTCATTGTGGTCATCTTCAGTTCTTGTATTGCAATTATTGCTATAATTATTGCTGTACTTGTTGGTGCTAATGTTTTGACTGGAGCCATAGCAATTATAAGTTTTTTTAGCCTTGCTGTGGTTACCTGTTTATCTGGGCTGATTTTTATTACATTGTTAAATTCTGAGAGTCAAGTTTTACCCAGTCTAGTTCTTCCTAATGAAATGGAGTTTTCTAATGAAGAACAAGATTTTTTACAAACTTTAATAGATTTACCAGTAGATAAAGATGTTCAAGAAGTCGAGTCACCTCTTCTAGATGAGAGAGTTGATGAAAGCGTGTCTATTCGCGTGAGTTATTACAGTCATATTGATTATAAATATGACGTTAGAGAAAGAGTAGCTGCTTTAGAAACAGTATTAGAAGAGCATATTCGAGCAATAATAGCAGCTTTATTACATGATCCTGGTTATGACTCGGATATTACAAAAAGAATTCTGAAAGAAATTCAGGATTTATTCATTCCTAAATTTACTTCCACTAGTAATCCTGAGACTACCCTATGCTATCATTTAAATAGATGGGGTGAACTACTTCAACAATATTCTTGTGCAGATTTTTTAATTCTTGTTTTAGAAAATCCTAGAATTAGTTGTCTAATTGTTGAACAGTTAATTTCTCTCTCCAGTAGAAGGACTTCTCAGGATGATGATTCGTATTTAGAATCAATTTTATGTTCTTTTAATTTATGGATGTCAGGATTTTTCCTTAGTGAGAATTATGAAAAGATTGTTCGTGATTACAATCCATCTCTTCTTACTGAAGAAGTCTGCTCTTGTATAGAAGAAGGGAATTTTGTTCGATTAATTTGTAATCAATTACCTAAAGAACTGCTTAACAAATTTATTTCCATGCTGCCGGTATCCATAGAATCTTTATCAGTAAGAGAAAATTCTATCAGGATGAGTCCGGGAATAAATTCTGAAGATTATGTGAATAATAGTCCTTCTTTACGGGTAATTATAGATGAACTGAATTTACGTATGGCGTTTTGTTTAAATTTACCTTCAGTATCATCATGGAGTTTTAAATTTGCTTTAGCAAAAAACTTATCATCAATTTGGGATTTAAGTGCATTTATTAAAGAAAATCGTCGCGTCTTGATGAATAATTTCTTTTTATTAGTAGAATTTTTGTATAGCCATAAGAAGTATCAAAGCTTTATCAGGCAAATCCTTTCTAAGGCTATGCCCATGCCTTCTTGGAAAACCATATTTCAGCATATGATTGCTGGTCTATTTAATTCGGGCATTGTAGGTAAACGCGAACTTGAAGTTATGGCCAATCATCTAGGTATGAGCTTATTAGATCTTAAAGAAATTATTTCTTTAAATCGATTCTTAGAAGAATTGCTTCCAAACTTATTCTCTGATCAATAA
- a CDS encoding DNA polymerase III, delta subunit (catalyzes the DNA-template-directed extension of the 3'-end of a DNA strand; the delta' subunit seems to interact with the gamma subunit to transfer the beta subunit on the DNA) — MQVEKQVVKDPWESLLSSISQGKLPHAILLHGPSLPQLSLYSHNLAAHILLKDHPDAQYKISQNVHPDIYEFFPSGKGRLHTIEVPREIKRNIAIFPFEGSYKIYILHEVDRMMLPAISIFLKVIEDAPAHSVIILTSTKLQCLPPTLISRSLVLYIGGEEQFTLNSEEMTYLLAYASGTMNITEVGKIVKGTADTDKQVLRDKAKFLLEVLLKLFRDRFILSLNMSASSLSYPQYTKEIFNLPLLPLEKVLIIIEKACQSLNNSSPASSCMEWVALQLLSLRSSIEN; from the coding sequence ATGCAAGTAGAAAAACAAGTTGTCAAAGATCCTTGGGAGTCACTACTTAGCAGTATTAGCCAAGGGAAGCTTCCCCATGCGATACTGTTACATGGGCCTTCTTTACCACAGCTTTCTCTATATTCTCATAATTTAGCTGCTCATATTCTTTTGAAAGATCATCCTGATGCCCAGTATAAAATTTCCCAAAATGTTCATCCTGATATTTATGAATTTTTCCCTTCTGGGAAAGGTAGGTTACATACAATAGAGGTTCCTAGAGAAATTAAGAGGAACATTGCTATTTTCCCTTTTGAGGGCTCTTATAAGATTTATATTCTTCACGAAGTAGATCGTATGATGTTGCCCGCAATTTCTATATTTTTGAAAGTTATTGAAGATGCCCCCGCACATAGTGTGATCATACTAACATCTACAAAATTACAGTGCTTGCCCCCAACGCTCATTTCTCGCAGTCTAGTGCTTTATATCGGTGGAGAAGAACAGTTTACTCTGAATTCAGAAGAGATGACATATCTATTAGCATATGCCTCAGGAACTATGAATATTACTGAAGTAGGGAAAATAGTTAAAGGTACTGCAGATACTGATAAACAAGTTCTCAGAGATAAGGCTAAGTTCCTTTTAGAAGTTCTCTTAAAGTTGTTCCGAGACCGTTTTATTCTTTCTTTAAATATGAGTGCTTCTAGCTTAAGCTATCCTCAATATACTAAAGAGATTTTTAATTTACCTCTCCTTCCTTTAGAAAAAGTATTAATAATTATAGAAAAAGCTTGCCAATCTTTAAATAATTCTTCACCCGCATCGAGTTGTATGGAGTGGGTAGCTTTGCAGTTGCTTTCTTTACGTTCATCAATAGAAAATTAG
- a CDS encoding amino acid permease has protein sequence MHTPSKSSKPLGTFTVGMLSLAVVISLRNLPLTAKHGLSTLLFYAIAVACFMLPYALISAELASFKPQGIYVWTRDALGKWWGFFSIWMQWFHNMTWYPAMLAFIASTLVYKMNPELAHNKVYLAVVILTGFWGLTFFNFLGINTSALFSSICVIFGTLVPGLILVSLAAFWIISGNPIAISFTWKDLFPEINNMSSLVLLSGMLLALCGLEANANLASDMINPRKNYPKAVGIGAIFTLAILVLGSLSIAIVIPKEEISLVSGLIKAFSLFFDKYNLSWMTSIIVTMTIAGSLGELNAWMLAGTKGLFISTQNDCLPKKFKKVNSKSVPTNLMLFQAIVVTIFTLIFLYLDSADLAYWILSALSIQMYLAMYICLFISGPVLRIKEPKAQRLYSVPGKFIGICILSFLGIVSCIFTLWISFLPPQEITLLSGANKIGYSLFLLLSFSINCLIPFSIYYTHNKLSKSLK, from the coding sequence ATGCATACCCCTTCAAAGTCATCAAAACCTTTAGGCACATTTACTGTTGGAATGCTATCTCTAGCAGTAGTTATCAGCTTGAGAAATCTTCCTTTAACAGCAAAGCATGGTTTATCCACCCTTTTATTTTATGCTATTGCCGTTGCTTGTTTTATGCTTCCCTATGCTCTTATTTCAGCTGAACTAGCTTCATTTAAACCACAAGGAATTTATGTGTGGACACGTGATGCTTTAGGGAAATGGTGGGGCTTCTTTTCCATATGGATGCAATGGTTCCATAATATGACTTGGTACCCCGCTATGCTGGCATTTATAGCGAGTACCTTGGTATACAAAATGAATCCTGAATTAGCTCATAACAAAGTTTATTTAGCTGTAGTTATTCTTACAGGATTTTGGGGACTTACCTTTTTTAATTTTCTTGGTATTAACACTTCAGCTCTATTTAGCTCTATATGTGTAATCTTTGGGACTTTAGTCCCCGGACTAATTCTAGTGTCCTTAGCTGCTTTTTGGATCATATCTGGGAATCCTATAGCTATTTCCTTCACCTGGAAAGATTTATTTCCTGAAATCAACAATATGTCTTCTTTAGTACTACTATCAGGAATGTTATTAGCTCTTTGTGGGTTAGAAGCCAATGCTAACCTAGCCTCTGATATGATTAATCCTAGGAAAAACTATCCTAAAGCAGTAGGCATTGGAGCTATTTTTACATTAGCCATTTTAGTTTTAGGATCCCTATCAATTGCTATTGTTATTCCTAAAGAAGAAATTAGCTTAGTTTCCGGATTAATTAAGGCTTTTTCTCTTTTCTTTGATAAATATAATCTTTCATGGATGACTAGTATAATTGTTACAATGACAATTGCTGGATCTTTAGGAGAACTCAATGCTTGGATGTTAGCAGGAACAAAAGGATTATTCATTTCTACACAAAATGATTGTCTTCCTAAAAAATTTAAAAAAGTGAATTCAAAAAGCGTCCCTACAAACCTCATGCTATTTCAAGCCATTGTAGTCACAATATTCACTCTAATCTTTTTATATTTAGACTCTGCAGATTTAGCCTATTGGATTTTAAGTGCACTAAGCATACAAATGTATTTAGCCATGTACATCTGCTTATTCATTTCTGGTCCTGTCCTACGAATTAAAGAACCTAAAGCTCAACGTCTCTATTCCGTACCTGGAAAATTCATAGGGATTTGTATACTATCCTTCTTAGGAATTGTTTCTTGTATATTTACTTTATGGATTAGCTTCCTCCCCCCACAAGAAATTACACTGCTATCCGGAGCAAATAAAATTGGATACTCCTTATTTTTATTACTATCTTTTTCAATCAATTGCTTAATACCTTTCAGTATATATTATACTCACAATAAACTATCCAAATCTCTTAAATAA
- the gyrA gene encoding DNA topoisomerase (ATP-hydrolyzing) subunit A: MLNKEEIIVPKNLEEEMKESYLRYSMSVIISRALPDVRDGLKPSQRRILFAMRQLNLTPGAKHRKCAKICGDTSGDYHPHGESVIYPTLVRMAQDWAMRYPLVDGQGNFGSIDGDPAAAMRYTEARLTHSAIFLMEDLDKDTVDMVSNYDETKSEPTVFPSKFPNLLCNGSSGIAVGMATNIPPHNLGELIEATLLVLSCPNASIDEILEVMPGPDFPTGGIICGTEGIRSTYHTGKGKIKVRARLHVEENKEKNRENIILTEMPYNVNKSRLIEQIADLVNDKTLAGISDVRDESDKEGIRVVLELKKGESPEVVINRLYKFTDIQVTFGANMLALDKNLPRTMNIHRMITAWISHRTEIIRRRTRYELNKAEARAHILEGFLKTLSCLDEVVNTIRSSDSKEHAKHKLIERFSFTEHQAIAILELRLYQLTSLESEKIQKEYEELLNKIAYYKRILADEGLVKDIIRSELQELHKFHKTPRRTTIEFSSGDALDIEDIITNEPMVITISGDDYVKRMPVKVFREQKRGGHGVSGFDMKKGSDFLKAVYSASTKDYLLIFTNFGRCYWLKVWQLPEGERRSKGRPIINFLEGIRPGEQLAAVLNIKNFENAGFLFLATKQGVVKKVCLEAFSNPRKKGIRALEIDDGDELIAASHIKNDEEKVMLFTRLGMAVRFPHDKVRPMGRTARGVRGVSLKNSHDCVVACQIVEDSQSVLIVCDNGFGKRSQVSDFRETNRGGVGVRSILINERNGNVLGAIPVTDHDSILLMSGQGQAIRINMQDVRVMGRSTQGVRLVHLKEGDHLVAMEKLSLTGDEALEEEAQSVLS; the protein is encoded by the coding sequence ATGTTGAATAAAGAAGAAATTATTGTCCCTAAAAATCTTGAAGAGGAAATGAAGGAAAGCTACCTTCGTTACTCCATGTCTGTAATTATTTCTCGGGCACTTCCTGATGTTCGTGATGGGTTAAAACCATCACAGCGACGTATTCTTTTTGCCATGAGGCAATTGAACTTAACTCCAGGAGCTAAGCATCGTAAATGTGCTAAAATTTGCGGAGATACTTCAGGAGACTATCACCCTCATGGAGAGAGTGTTATTTATCCTACACTTGTACGTATGGCTCAAGATTGGGCAATGCGCTATCCTCTAGTAGACGGCCAGGGAAACTTCGGATCTATTGATGGAGATCCTGCAGCCGCAATGCGTTATACAGAAGCCCGATTAACGCACAGTGCTATTTTCCTTATGGAAGACCTGGATAAAGATACAGTAGATATGGTATCGAATTACGATGAAACTAAGTCTGAACCTACTGTTTTCCCCTCTAAGTTTCCTAATCTTCTTTGTAATGGTTCTTCAGGTATTGCAGTAGGGATGGCAACTAATATCCCTCCGCATAATCTTGGAGAGCTCATTGAAGCAACACTTCTAGTATTAAGTTGCCCTAATGCCTCGATTGATGAAATCTTAGAAGTCATGCCAGGGCCCGATTTCCCAACAGGAGGAATTATTTGTGGTACCGAAGGTATTCGTTCTACATATCATACAGGTAAGGGGAAGATAAAAGTTCGCGCCCGTCTTCATGTAGAAGAAAATAAGGAAAAGAATCGTGAGAACATCATTCTAACTGAGATGCCCTATAACGTAAATAAATCACGACTTATAGAACAAATAGCAGATCTTGTGAATGATAAAACTTTAGCAGGAATTTCTGACGTTCGTGATGAGTCTGATAAAGAGGGTATACGTGTTGTACTAGAATTGAAGAAAGGAGAATCACCAGAAGTTGTTATTAATCGTCTTTATAAGTTTACCGATATACAGGTAACTTTTGGAGCTAATATGTTAGCTCTGGATAAAAATCTTCCTAGGACAATGAATATCCATAGAATGATTACAGCATGGATAAGTCATCGTACAGAAATTATTCGTAGAAGAACTCGATATGAATTAAATAAAGCTGAGGCTCGAGCTCATATTCTCGAAGGATTTTTAAAAACCCTTTCTTGTTTAGATGAAGTTGTTAATACTATTCGTAGCAGTGATAGTAAGGAACATGCTAAGCATAAATTAATCGAAAGGTTTTCTTTTACAGAGCATCAAGCAATTGCTATTTTAGAATTACGTTTGTATCAATTAACGAGTCTAGAGTCTGAAAAGATACAAAAAGAATACGAGGAATTACTTAATAAAATTGCTTATTATAAGCGTATCCTTGCTGATGAGGGATTGGTTAAAGATATCATTAGAAGTGAACTGCAAGAGTTACATAAGTTTCATAAAACTCCCCGTAGGACTACTATAGAATTTAGTTCAGGTGACGCATTAGATATCGAAGATATTATTACAAATGAACCCATGGTTATTACAATTTCTGGAGATGATTATGTCAAAAGAATGCCTGTAAAAGTCTTTAGAGAACAGAAACGCGGAGGACACGGTGTTTCTGGCTTTGATATGAAAAAAGGTTCCGATTTCTTAAAAGCTGTATATTCAGCTTCTACAAAAGACTACCTTCTAATTTTCACAAATTTTGGACGATGTTATTGGTTAAAAGTATGGCAACTCCCTGAAGGAGAAAGAAGGTCAAAAGGAAGGCCTATTATTAATTTCCTAGAGGGTATTCGTCCTGGTGAGCAGTTAGCAGCGGTTCTTAATATAAAGAATTTTGAAAATGCAGGATTTTTATTTTTAGCCACAAAACAAGGAGTTGTGAAAAAAGTTTGTCTCGAAGCTTTCAGTAACCCCAGAAAGAAAGGTATTCGAGCATTAGAAATAGATGATGGCGATGAACTTATTGCTGCAAGTCATATCAAAAATGATGAGGAAAAAGTCATGCTATTTACAAGATTAGGTATGGCTGTTCGTTTCCCTCATGATAAAGTACGTCCCATGGGAAGAACAGCACGTGGAGTTCGAGGTGTATCATTAAAGAATAGTCATGATTGTGTCGTTGCTTGCCAAATTGTTGAAGATAGTCAATCTGTTCTTATAGTTTGCGATAATGGATTTGGTAAACGCTCCCAAGTTAGTGATTTCCGAGAAACAAATCGTGGTGGAGTTGGTGTACGTTCGATTTTGATTAACGAAAGAAATGGTAATGTACTCGGAGCAATTCCAGTTACTGATCATGATAGTATTTTGTTAATGTCCGGGCAAGGTCAAGCTATTCGTATTAATATGCAAGATGTGCGTGTTATGGGAAGATCTACTCAAGGAGTGCGTCTTGTACATCTTAAAGAAGGGGATCACCTGGTAGCCATGGAAAAACTTTCCTTAACAGGAGATGAGGCATTGGAAGAAGAAGCTCAGAGTGTCTTATCCTAA
- a CDS encoding class I fructose-bisphosphate aldolase, whose protein sequence is MLNIYDLLGNDVENLLNYKCQCIPQETLTLPSRDFVDRVFAYSDRNNRVLRSLQTMFSHGRLADTGYLSILPVDQGVEHTAGASFSPNPIYFDPENIILLAIESGCSAVASSYGVLSLLSRKYAHKIPFILKLNHNELLSYPTTYHQIFFTQVESAYSMGAVGVGATIYFGSETSSQEIVAVSKAFAKARELGLATILWCYLRNTNFIVNGVDYHTAADLTGQANHLGVTLGADIIKQKLPTCQGGFKAINFSKTDDRVYSKLSSPHPIDLCRYQVLNNYCGKAGLINSGGPSGNDDFAEAVKTAVINKRAGGMGLILGRKAFQKPLSEGIQLLNLIQDVYLDSNITIA, encoded by the coding sequence ATGCTGAATATTTACGATTTGCTAGGAAATGATGTTGAAAATTTATTGAACTACAAATGCCAATGTATACCCCAAGAAACCCTTACTCTACCCTCGCGTGATTTCGTTGATCGTGTCTTTGCCTATTCTGATAGGAATAATCGTGTATTAAGATCTTTACAAACTATGTTCTCACATGGACGACTAGCTGACACCGGGTATCTTTCCATTCTTCCGGTAGATCAAGGAGTTGAACACACAGCAGGAGCTTCGTTTTCCCCGAATCCGATATACTTTGACCCTGAAAATATTATTCTTTTGGCTATAGAGAGTGGCTGCTCTGCCGTAGCTTCATCCTATGGAGTTCTTAGCCTATTGTCTAGGAAATATGCTCATAAGATTCCTTTTATTTTAAAGCTAAATCATAATGAACTTCTCTCCTACCCCACTACATATCATCAAATTTTCTTTACCCAAGTAGAAAGTGCTTACTCCATGGGAGCAGTCGGTGTGGGAGCTACGATCTACTTCGGTTCAGAAACATCTTCTCAGGAGATTGTTGCTGTATCCAAAGCCTTTGCAAAAGCCAGAGAACTAGGATTAGCAACAATACTATGGTGCTATTTAAGAAATACAAATTTCATCGTTAATGGGGTTGATTATCACACAGCCGCAGATCTAACTGGTCAAGCGAATCACCTAGGTGTTACCCTTGGAGCTGATATTATTAAACAAAAACTTCCTACCTGCCAGGGAGGATTCAAAGCTATTAATTTCAGTAAAACTGATGATAGAGTATATTCAAAACTTTCATCCCCACATCCAATAGATCTTTGTCGTTACCAAGTACTCAATAATTATTGCGGTAAGGCAGGTCTTATTAACTCGGGAGGCCCTTCAGGAAATGATGATTTTGCTGAGGCTGTGAAAACCGCTGTGATTAATAAACGTGCAGGAGGCATGGGATTAATTTTAGGCAGAAAAGCTTTTCAAAAACCCCTTTCTGAGGGTATACAATTACTTAATCTCATCCAAGACGTTTATTTAGACTCTAATATCACAATAGCATAA
- a CDS encoding phospholipase/carboxylesterase, whose translation MEYSFFRYQFSKLDAIVAPGNPEDPVIIFLHGYGSSADNLTFFPSACPFKDMRPTWIFPYGVEKLQSFSGGNAWFPLDEPLFQSLISNPDVTPTTERQYQKLFNVDFNKPKAALESLITEINRPHHDIILGGFSQGAMMTTQLILSSKIPYCGALICSGAMIFEKGWEENISVCGKSPFIQSHGYQDNILPYYHGEKLYSLLSRQLDGDFISFHGGHEIPTAVLQKIQKTIPLWKSR comes from the coding sequence ATGGAATATTCTTTTTTTCGTTATCAGTTTTCTAAATTAGATGCTATTGTAGCTCCTGGAAATCCAGAAGATCCAGTAATTATCTTTCTGCATGGATATGGAAGTTCTGCTGACAATCTAACATTTTTCCCTTCAGCCTGCCCGTTTAAAGACATGCGGCCTACGTGGATATTCCCCTATGGTGTGGAGAAATTACAATCATTTTCCGGGGGAAACGCATGGTTTCCTCTAGATGAACCTCTATTTCAAAGTTTGATTTCTAATCCTGATGTTACTCCAACAACCGAACGGCAATATCAAAAATTATTTAATGTCGATTTTAATAAACCTAAGGCAGCCTTAGAAAGTCTTATAACAGAGATAAATCGTCCTCATCATGATATTATCCTTGGAGGATTTAGTCAGGGAGCTATGATGACCACCCAATTGATCCTATCTTCAAAAATTCCTTACTGCGGGGCATTAATTTGTTCTGGGGCTATGATTTTTGAAAAAGGATGGGAAGAAAATATTTCTGTCTGTGGGAAGTCTCCTTTTATTCAAAGTCATGGCTATCAAGACAATATTCTTCCTTATTATCATGGAGAGAAGCTTTATTCCCTACTGTCTAGGCAACTCGATGGAGACTTCATTTCCTTCCATGGAGGTCATGAAATACCCACAGCTGTCTTACAGAAAATTCAAAAAACTATTCCTCTATGGAAATCACGCTAA
- a CDS encoding CT214 family putative inclusion membrane protein, whose protein sequence is MPNTDCFLSRPVVVDAHDKNRTSNLVESNSIRQAQIIGLITGIIASVLLLITLLLFIIPSVPVACVIVSGSVLCLLTTISLVAFATYFIKIRRVLSDLTEVSADLRARFIDCSLDLARDLGCRGSSQQVRDSVCQPLSPSDKGVIADSQPSSISSYIPEESLQSFEQITSVLEEKTTSDVKEELFVKSCTKQLLSLSRSSGPLPSFDQLPNYKKEQTSVSKQFTSCCIGLTNFIDKLNKGELPLSAIEAVSMFFRPFMGCDSHSVLRITCNAKDLFLNRTAGCFWLNNVLTRPETADSLLALLQLLKTLPNSRRSYPSSLKLLNFLFTGWCLANVELYPYIVGSMQKLSATQEQRDHIVELLASGNVLGALCFLHGQTREEWKEVLILPEDTSQPVGARMSIQYVLPMESVSLTYLRRMIQLSDSKPESEKQAEKLAEELHKLLSKLSQLLPSNILGLVANIARKDSPLSRHMSELERFFDRTPTPSLEEVVSIVKTICDSKIIQTRLQSYLPYAGKDSLGSILSTLALGGLVAGVFTKKQMVFIAHSFGLSVDQLEDKILKGEIAKVVLPLLFG, encoded by the coding sequence ATGCCTAATACAGACTGTTTTTTATCTAGGCCTGTAGTCGTTGATGCTCATGACAAAAACCGTACATCGAATTTAGTCGAAAGTAATAGTATAAGACAGGCTCAAATCATTGGTTTAATCACAGGAATTATAGCTTCTGTTTTATTACTCATAACATTGTTGTTGTTTATTATTCCTTCGGTTCCTGTAGCATGTGTTATTGTTTCTGGATCAGTTCTTTGTCTATTAACAACAATATCTTTGGTTGCTTTTGCGACATATTTTATTAAAATCAGAAGAGTATTATCCGATCTTACTGAAGTTTCTGCAGATTTAAGGGCACGTTTTATTGATTGTTCTTTAGATTTAGCACGTGATTTGGGTTGCAGAGGCAGTTCCCAACAAGTGCGTGACTCTGTTTGTCAACCCTTATCCCCAAGTGACAAAGGTGTCATTGCTGATTCACAACCTTCTTCTATAAGTTCGTATATTCCTGAAGAATCCTTACAATCTTTCGAGCAAATAACATCCGTTTTAGAAGAGAAAACTACCTCCGATGTTAAAGAGGAATTGTTTGTGAAAAGTTGTACTAAACAACTATTGAGTTTATCACGATCATCCGGACCACTTCCTAGTTTTGATCAACTGCCTAACTATAAAAAAGAACAGACTAGTGTTTCCAAACAGTTTACTTCTTGTTGTATTGGTTTAACTAATTTTATTGATAAACTGAATAAAGGAGAATTGCCTCTATCTGCTATAGAGGCAGTATCTATGTTTTTCCGTCCTTTCATGGGATGCGATTCTCATTCGGTACTGCGTATTACGTGTAATGCAAAAGATTTATTTCTTAATCGCACAGCAGGATGCTTTTGGCTTAATAATGTATTAACTCGTCCCGAAACTGCAGATTCTCTTCTCGCTCTTTTACAGCTGCTTAAAACATTGCCAAATAGTAGGAGATCATATCCTTCTTCATTGAAGCTTTTGAATTTTCTTTTCACCGGATGGTGTCTTGCTAATGTTGAGTTATACCCGTATATTGTGGGATCTATGCAAAAACTATCAGCAACACAGGAACAGCGTGATCATATAGTTGAGTTACTGGCTTCTGGTAATGTTTTAGGAGCACTATGTTTCCTACATGGACAAACACGGGAAGAGTGGAAGGAAGTTTTGATATTGCCAGAGGACACGAGTCAGCCTGTGGGAGCTCGAATGTCCATTCAGTATGTCCTGCCTATGGAGAGCGTGAGTTTAACGTATCTTCGTCGGATGATTCAATTAAGTGACTCAAAGCCCGAAAGTGAAAAACAAGCAGAAAAGTTAGCGGAAGAATTGCATAAATTATTGTCGAAGTTATCACAACTTCTTCCATCCAATATATTGGGATTAGTGGCTAATATAGCTAGGAAAGATTCCCCTTTAAGTAGGCACATGAGTGAATTGGAGAGATTCTTTGATAGAACGCCTACTCCTTCTTTAGAAGAGGTAGTCTCTATTGTTAAGACTATATGTGATTCGAAAATAATTCAAACTCGTTTACAGTCCTATCTGCCTTATGCAGGGAAAGATTCCTTGGGATCTATATTATCCACTTTAGCTTTGGGAGGATTAGTTGCAGGTGTCTTTACTAAGAAACAGATGGTGTTCATAGCGCATAGTTTCGGTTTATCAGTGGATCAATTAGAGGATAAAATTTTAAAAGGAGAGATAGCTAAAGTTGTTCTTCCCTTGCTTTTTGGGTAA
- the tmk gene encoding dTMP kinase, translating to MFIVIEGCEGSGKSSLAQLLSSKLIASGKSVVLTREPGGSILGEKLRQWILEPQAPNSPYADLFLFLASRAQHISETILPAIESGKIVICERFHDSTIVYQGIAEGLGKDYVTNLCYHVVGEESFLPDLTCLLDIPVSEGIQRKQKQKPLDKFENKSLDYHNQIRDGFLSLAHKNPNSYLILDGRKPIEDSLSKVMSAYTELVLCK from the coding sequence GTGTTTATAGTGATTGAAGGATGTGAAGGCTCAGGGAAAAGCTCTTTAGCACAGCTTTTATCTAGTAAGTTAATTGCCAGTGGGAAATCTGTGGTCCTAACTCGAGAGCCGGGAGGATCAATTCTAGGAGAGAAATTGCGACAATGGATTTTAGAACCTCAAGCACCGAACTCTCCATATGCAGATTTGTTTTTATTTCTTGCATCACGTGCTCAACATATATCAGAAACCATTCTTCCTGCTATAGAATCAGGAAAAATTGTTATTTGTGAAAGGTTCCATGACTCTACAATCGTCTATCAAGGAATTGCTGAGGGATTGGGTAAAGATTATGTTACTAATCTTTGTTATCATGTGGTAGGTGAAGAAAGTTTTCTCCCTGACCTTACTTGTCTTTTAGACATCCCTGTAAGTGAAGGAATTCAAAGAAAACAAAAACAAAAACCTTTAGATAAATTTGAAAATAAGTCTCTTGATTATCATAACCAAATTCGTGATGGTTTTTTATCACTTGCCCATAAGAACCCTAATAGTTACCTTATCTTAGACGGTAGGAAACCCATTGAAGATTCTTTAAGTAAGGTTATGTCTGCCTATACAGAACTCGTCCTATGCAAGTAG
- a CDS encoding DciA family protein, translating to MSPFLKQEVPSTIKKSKKTASPIKHAKHYLRGYLKKIEHIVASNPQEVIEAWNEMLGTKYTGMFQALGFKNHILLVKIYHSSLYALLKQTPQSSLIDQLHQRVPHAKVKEIQFLLG from the coding sequence ATGTCTCCCTTCTTGAAGCAAGAGGTGCCCAGCACAATCAAAAAATCAAAAAAAACAGCCTCTCCAATTAAACATGCAAAGCATTACTTACGTGGATATTTGAAAAAGATAGAGCATATAGTCGCATCTAATCCACAAGAAGTAATAGAAGCATGGAATGAAATGTTAGGAACTAAGTATACTGGAATGTTCCAAGCTTTAGGATTTAAGAATCATATTTTATTAGTAAAAATTTACCACTCTTCTCTGTACGCTTTGCTTAAACAAACTCCTCAAAGTAGTTTAATAGATCAGCTACATCAAAGAGTTCCTCATGCCAAGGTGAAAGAGATACAGTTTTTGTTAGGATAG